The proteins below are encoded in one region of Tamandua tetradactyla isolate mTamTet1 chromosome 9, mTamTet1.pri, whole genome shotgun sequence:
- the LOC143645972 gene encoding olfactory receptor 8K1-like: MNHMEQQNHTAVTHVTEFILLGVTDNPGLKAPLFATFLIIYLVTVIGNLGMILLTHVDSKLHTPMYFFLRHLSITDIGYSTVIGPKMMVNFVVNENTISYNWCATQLATFEIFIISELFILSAMAYDRYVTICKPLFYVVIMAEKVRWMLVLIPYLYSTFVSLFLTIKLFTLSFCGSNIISYFYCDCLPLISILCSDTHELELIIMIFSGCNLLSNLLIVLVSYMFILVTIFRMNSTDGRDKAFSTCGSHLTVVVVFYGTLLFIYLQPKYSHTFDIDKMASVFCTLVIPLLNPLIYSLRNKEVKVALKRILTNQSKMLT; the protein is encoded by the coding sequence ATGAACCATATGGAACAACAAAATCATACTGCAGTGACCCACGTGACTGAATTTATTCTCTTAGGTGTCACAGATAACCCTGGACTGAAGGCACCCCTCTTTGCAACCTTTCTTATCATATACTTAGTTACAGTGATAGGCAATTTGGGCATGATTTTGTTGACCCATGTGGATTCCAAGctacacacacccatgtacttttttCTTAGACATTTGTCCATTACTGATATTGGATATTCCACTGTCATTGGCCCAAAAATGATGGTAAACTTTGTGgtgaatgaaaatacaatttcCTACAATTGGTGTGCTACTCAACTGGCAACCTTTGAGATTTTCATCATCAGTGAACTATTTATTCTATCAGCAATGGCTTATGATCGCTACGTAACCATCTGCAAACCTCTTTTCTATGTGGTGATCATGGCAGAGAAAGTGCGTTGGATGCTGGTTCTTATTCCATATCTCTACAGCACTTTTGTGTCCCTATTTCTCACGATTAAGTTATTTACATTATCCTTTTGTGGCTCTAACATCATCAGCTATTTTTACTGCGATTGCCTCCCCTTGATATCTATACTCTGTTCTGACACACATGAATTAGAATTGATCATTATGATCTTTTCAGGCTGTAATTTGCTCTCAAACTTGTTAATTGTCCTTGTATCCTACATGTTTATTCTTGTGACCATCTTCAGAATGAACTCAACTGATGGGCGGGACAAAGCCTTCTCTACCTGTGGCTCCCATCTGACAGTGGTGGTTGTCTTTTATGGGACACTGTTGTTTATTTACCTGCAACCCAAATACAGCCATACTTTTGATATTGATAAAATGGCCTCAGTGTTTTGCACTCTGGTTATCCCTCTGCTGAATCCATTGATCTACAGCTTGAGgaacaaagaagtaaaagttgCTCTAAAGAGAATCTTAACTAATCAAAGCAAAATGCTCACTTAA